The Vespa velutina chromosome 19, iVesVel2.1, whole genome shotgun sequence region TTGTATTTTAGCCTTGACATTTTCTATCGTATCAGATGCTTCGACCTCTAACGTGATGGTCTTTCCTGTGAGAGTTTTTACAAAAATCTGCATTTTTCCAATAAGGCTAGGTAACAAGATTAGAATAGATTCCTATCTTAATATTCTAATCTGAAAATGAAACAGAATTATCTGATAATATTGGAAAAACGTATgaattcataatataattgacatttatatttttaggtTACTAAGATGGGATCATGtcaacaaaaatatacaataatcgcacttaaaaatatatatatatatattaaaattaagatcatatattacaaaattaatgcTTTTCTTAACAAATAAGATAAGTATgcatagaaattaaaatattgttttatttatgataaaggTAAGAAcagcttatatatattattgattataacgaacagaataaaaacataatgttttattattgatttcaaaagaataattacaagaaaatataatatacaattgtgtaaataatataacagataatggatataaaaatcgattactcAAAACTTACTCCAAacaatgtataattattagcAACGTAATCAAATCACTCaaacgaaagaatgaaaagctGCAGACACCACTAACGTCAAACTGCTCTCTATTGTAATCCACTCTAGCGACATCTACAAGTTTTAGTTCAGATGGCGCTacaatcaaaaattaataggGGTTCGTCAGGTTTACTACGATCGCATTATTCGTCTTCGTAAATACATACTGTGATTTGTTTAAAGAAGTATCGAGATGAAAGCTTACTTCGATCGGTAGTTTTCTTTCGTCGGTAATCGAATGAGCTATAAGGTGTAACATTAATTTGTCCTAGacaatattatctattttttcaaagtcgtcgtcgtccgaAGATTAACTAACTCGTGCGTATATTCATTCCTTACGATCAGCTGACTTCCGGAAGTAATATATGTAAGAAGGAgctgttaataaaaaaaggatgaatccTTTAagggaaatatttttactagaaaatagaaatttactTAAAtcctaataaattatatagtcTATGGTCCGATGTATATAGTTTTAAGTGGTCTCGTATAATATTCAAacgaaataatgttaaaataatgtCTCGTCTAATTGATGAATTATGGTAGATTATAGGGACGTGAGGGTTCGTAGGTACGATCAACGCATTTacgatttatcgaaatattattctttatttatctatactaTCGTGTATATCTGgatgtattttttatgattcGATGAATAAAACTGCTTCTTCGTTTTCATATGAATTTCTGATATGCATTAGtaagtaaatgaaaatttttattcaacataagttaatttaattaatcacgTTTGGTTATAATGTGTAATATATTCCTTTGTACAGATCCATACTACGACGAAATTTCGTCGCATTATTGTAAATAGCTATTGTCGTTTGCAAGTACAGACTATACAATATGAATTCCAAAGAAGATGGAAAGATACAGGGAAAATCTGAAACAAGATTGGATGGTGGCTTACAAAAAAGTGATAATCAAAAAACTGAACAGGGAAATAGGTTATCCAAAGCAactaaaatacaaaataaagtATCAGATGAGCAGttgaaattgaataataatgttaGTGAGAGTGATGTAAAGAGTGTATTACCTTCCAAATCTTCAATAGTGGTTTCTAATGGAACAAGTTTGATGCAAGCTACTACATCGGGTTGCAGTCATTCCTTGGAACAAGTTACTGTTTCTGATACACCAAATGCAAATTCATCTTCCACTTTTGTAAATACTACAAGTGTCATATCGCATATCGCAAATACTAACTCTGCAAGTCAATTGAAGCATAAGACCATTGTATATGCAAATACTCTTAACTTGCTTAAGCCTCAAATGCACCTCAATCTTTCTTCCAATCAGTTGAATTGTCATCCGACTAATACAGTTACATCAGTTTCTTATAGTTCTGTCAATGCATCAAATGCAAATACACACTTGAATACATCTATATCAAATTCGTCCACTATCTCACAGCATTTATCTAGTAATAGATCGAACGATGATAcggatatgaaaaataatgttgaTTATGCatcagaaatagaaaaatgtccTTCTAAAGTTTCCTGCAGTTCAGATTCCAGCCCAGAAGCTGATCATTTATGTACCTCAAAATCTTATACGCCTGCTAgcgtattaaataatattggaGGAAGTATAGGTTCAACTAGTCAAGGAACTTGTTGTTTTCTAAGACCTAATATCAATGGAAATAGAGAAGTTGCCGGACCAAGTGGTTTACAAagagtaattataaaattataaaaaatcgaacaataagaaaatatacaattatactaaatcatataatatttcttagtGTTTTCAAAAAGATACAATTGACAGAAGAGATTCTAGTTCCGGAAATGAAGGAGATATGTCAGACGGAGAagattattgtatttatacgtataaaggGAATGACAATATAGTTAATTTGGATCAGAAAGAGGAAGTCAATCAAGGCCAAGTTGTAGAGCATGAAATCGGACAGTGTCATAGTGGTAGATCTAGTCCAGAGATGGACTTTCTAGAAATGGACTTTGATCCTGGACCTTCTTGCGAGCAGGTAACAAATTCAAATGCCAAGGAGAACTAgttgattttaatattgaaattttctttttttttttttttttattatttttatttttattttttttttttacttttttcttttttttttcttttttttttctttttttttcttttttttttgtttacttttttctttttttttttttttccttcttttttttttgtttccctaTATAGGATACAGGAGACAGCGATTTGGCTTCTATAAATGAAGACatacaaaatataacattAGATAATGCAGAGGCAGATCCTGTTTTAAATGATTTGAGTAGCGGTAAAGTTGTATCCAGACAAGGAATAGCAACTGTACCCCAACATAACGCTCAAACCGGACAGAATGTTACCCATACAGCCATTCAACAATGTTCTAACAGTCGATCAACCAGCGAGCAAAGTTCCAAACAAATTTATTCATCTTCTTGGATGCCAAGTACTAGCAGTGGAACTGGTAAGCCAATAAAAAGAACTTAATGAGCCTTACTTTGTAAACAATGTTATAATGATATGTTATCAAACAAAATTCAGGATGTCATTCCAATCTTCATGGAAGGACAGAATCTATTGGATTCCATAGAAACTTAGGATGTCCTCTACGTGAATCTTATGGATATCATAATACAAGTGGTGACTTAATATCTCCTGGAGATAATCGAGATTCTGACTCAGAGTTATGGTCAGAGACCTCTACTGTATCCATTCCAGGAAActcaaatttaaattcaagAAAAGTAAATCTTAGCTCTACCCTTTATCATCGAATGAtggcaaaaaaattaatgcttAATAAACAAACTGCTTTTAATCAGAGTGGCGATTCAAACTTGGTttgtacattattattactattattattactattattattgttattattattattattatttttattatttttattatgatgatgatgatgatttactttttcttcttaatcctcttcctcttcttcttcatcatcatcatcatcatcatcaataatactatgtaatattttttagtatttatatatatacaaaatataatttatacttttagGAAAATGAACTATGTAATGAACAAATTGATGGACTTCCACCggttgaaaaaataatgttgtGGAGCGAGCAAGAGGCTACGGTTAAACAAGTCACTCAAATCGCAACTTCTGCATGTGGTGCTACTTCTGCCATCAATGCTTtggtaaattttatttatcaaaattatattaaactaGAAATATCTAAATCGTGTCACTTATTAATggtgtatttttttatagttgGCCTTGGATGTTTCCTTCTCTTTAGAAGTATTGGTAAAAGCTGTAAGTACTAGATTAAGAGATCTTGGTTCACCACTTCCACAATATTTAATGAGTAGATCATTGGCGGGTTCAACTCATAAAGACATAGCAAAAGGAATATCATTATCGACAAGTGGAGCAGtcattacaaaatttttttccttttatcctgAAAGAAAAGTTTCACTTTCACATTGGTTACATTATTGGATTTCTAAAGGTACAAGATtcgtttttacattatatatatgtaattgtttgattattaaaaatttttgtattattttttaggaGCTGCACCTATAGCTACATTAAATCTACAACATTGTGGTGAAGGTTCTGATATTCCAGATGCGTGGCATCATCAAATGATATTTGGCGTAGGACAAGCAGGCATATATTTAACGAATCCTTTACAATGTTTACCAGAACAGGTttgttaataaagttaaaatttgGGAagtaatcaattataaatatataattattattttacttaataTTTTCAGCTAGTTTGGCATCAGCTTGTTAGCCCTAGTATTTTATTAGTGAGACGAGCTGATGTGTTGGCACGTTGGAATGTAAATACTGATTTAACACTTCTTGCAAAGATGGATCAGAAATGGAGGAAACTTAATGTTTTAGGTGAATTTATACTTACTAGATTccgctttttatttattttaattttctacaaaTTAATAACTTGGTATATATACTcccaaaatttctttttttataacaggACAAGTTGTAAATATGATACGAGAAGCAATGAATCAGAGACAACAGCCTAATGTTACAACTATTGGTACAACTCATATTCGTATACCTGCATCTTACCAAGCAGGCATTACATTAGTTATGTGTGCTGATTCTGCAGCTGCTACTGAATTGTTACATGCTGAACAATTACCATTACTCTAGTCTTGttgatcaaaattaataaaaccaGGCTGCCCTAATTTActtgtaataaatttcattagcAGGCTGGTCCGCACAATGTTATTTACGATAGTTAATTTACTGTTTAAGCAGTTAGTGTCGcagatctaaaaaaaaaaaacaaaaagaaaaactggtTTACATTTTTGacataagaaatatttgtattcaCAGAGagtatattatcaattaaaatatatttcaacagaattttcattttttataaaattgtattctttgattttcaagaaaaacaaaaatattaatgaaaactatcgaaattataaattatatcaagactttttaaatttatcaggACTCTACACTCTAAAAATATTAGAGTAGGGCATAAGTTAAATTTCTCTTATGTTAGAACTTGTACACTTGTATATCTGtaaatttaaatcatataGTGCTCATTAAGAACGTATGATCTAGCGACAGATTGaagacaaattttataatggtaAGTATCAACTATCGCCGTCTATTGAATTGTATCTGAAATACATTTGATAGATATATGTTTgttctatataaattatgataatattatatctttttctattgtaaaaatatcattttatgcTTTATGTATGTAGTAATATGTTCAatctttgtatttttgttttatatggcctatttcgatatttttaatttgttaaattttaagTATTCTAAGAGTAAAGAAAcgtaattttgatttttttttaattcttttatactaAAATATGACATTAActgaattgaaaaattcttttgaaaaacgaTTGACAATAgagaatcgatattatcatatacAAGAAgacaaatcaaataatttttttagattaGATTTAAACATTGctaattcaaaaaatatacacCAAAGTTACTGGAGACCAGGAATAATTAGAAACGCATGCGACGAAATACTCACACGAATGAatagaacttttttttctaagtcaTACATTTgtcattcataaaatttaacatACGTTTGAAGCATAACAATATTTGactaattttttaatggattaaTAATTAGAGCAATTTCATTAAAGTTTAACGTGCTTACATGAAATGGACATATTGAAGAAAGAACATTGAACATTTAACGATTTATACAAGGTTTGTAATTACAcgaattttctattatcttaTATACGTTTTGATTTGTTAGAGTATGAAGATTAATGTCATTTTcagtgaattaaaaaaaggaaaaaatgataatccATGCTCcagatatttcaaaaaattttattttgaacacAGCAATACATGATGCTACTAATATAATACTCAAACCATATTTAACTTCAAGTGTTTCTTCATCATGCCTTCcaaatattcgtatttatGCAGATGCTAGTGAATCGGTAAATTCAAAGCAAGACCATACAAAAAAgtctcaatattttttaacacgaATGGCAACAATAGCATgggattttttaaatatttctgttattttttatcataatgtaATAGAACAAGACAAAGACAGcgacttaaaataatatattacataagtttttattgaataactttaaattaagtttttattacgataatagctatGTTTAAGAGGTAAAACAAATACATAGTTTCGTATAAACTTTTTTACATCACTGTATAACATTTGCtattataatttaagataaaGTCAATTGGCTAGCTTTTAATACTTGTcttacgtttatatttattctagctttagatatgtattttttgGCATGAATCCAGTCATTTTCATTAGTCTCTGTTTCATCCATATCCCAAGGAACTAATTGGGATGATAAAATTTTAGGTATTCCATGATATCTTAAACGCGATTTACCAGTCATTACTATTATGTCACCGCTTCGTAAAAATAAAGCATCTGCAGGATCTTCTTGCGAAAGACCACCTATCAAAAATATAGCAGTCTGTCCAAAACTAATGGAAAAAAGCGGTGCTTCTACGTTTGGTTCAGAACAATCAGTATGTCCTGCTAACGTAGAattcattcgataataattgataatagcTGCTTCTGCTTTAAATTCCGGAAAATTTAATACCCTAGCCAGAAACTGTGTTAATTCAATAAGTTCAATAGGCATAGGTGTTTTAGAATTTTCAGAATATACTTTTGTATCCCAATCGTGATGGTATCCCAGTGTTGCCCATCTTAACTTTGGGAGTAAACTTTCtgctctattattattattggacctacaaaaagaaatgaaaaaaaataatttgcttaaaatataattacgagTATTTTTTTTACCTGAAACATATGTCCCACCAAGTTTCATcagttaaaatattatgagcatctaaatttaatttatttggtTTCCTCGAATAATCCTTCAAACATTTTATGATCCAATAATGATGACCACTTGTCGTAAAtggatttttaatgaaaataagtcctgcaagtaataataaacattaggttaaattaaagaaaataatactcaATGATATTAGTTTACCTggaatatttaacaattcataaattttccaaTCTTTGGAACACTTTAAccc contains the following coding sequences:
- the LOC124955785 gene encoding uncharacterized protein LOC124955785, translating into MNSKEDGKIQGKSETRLDGGLQKSDNQKTEQGNRLSKATKIQNKVSDEQLKLNNNVSESDVKSVLPSKSSIVVSNGTSLMQATTSGCSHSLEQVTVSDTPNANSSSTFVNTTSVISHIANTNSASQLKHKTIVYANTLNLLKPQMHLNLSSNQLNCHPTNTVTSVSYSSVNASNANTHLNTSISNSSTISQHLSSNRSNDDTDMKNNVDYASEIEKCPSKVSCSSDSSPEADHLCTSKSYTPASVLNNIGGSIGSTSQGTCCFLRPNINGNREVAGPSGLQRCFQKDTIDRRDSSSGNEGDMSDGEDYCIYTYKGNDNIVNLDQKEEVNQGQVVEHEIGQCHSGRSSPEMDFLEMDFDPGPSCEQDTGDSDLASINEDIQNITLDNAEADPVLNDLSSGKVVSRQGIATVPQHNAQTGQNVTHTAIQQCSNSRSTSEQSSKQIYSSSWMPSTSSGTGCHSNLHGRTESIGFHRNLGCPLRESYGYHNTSGDLISPGDNRDSDSELWSETSTVSIPGNSNLNSRKVNLSSTLYHRMMAKKLMLNKQTAFNQSGDSNLENELCNEQIDGLPPVEKIMLWSEQEATVKQVTQIATSACGATSAINALLALDVSFSLEVLVKAVSTRLRDLGSPLPQYLMSRSLAGSTHKDIAKGISLSTSGAVITKFFSFYPERKVSLSHWLHYWISKGAAPIATLNLQHCGEGSDIPDAWHHQMIFGVGQAGIYLTNPLQCLPEQLVWHQLVSPSILLVRRADVLARWNVNTDLTLLAKMDQKWRKLNVLGQVVNMIREAMNQRQQPNVTTIGTTHIRIPASYQAGITLVMCADSAAATELLHAEQLPLL
- the LOC124955796 gene encoding nucleic acid dioxygenase ALKBH1 isoform X3; amino-acid sequence: MMKICKMSGVMVKNIKTHFTNDTYEKKFGLKCSKDWKIYELLNIPGLIFIKNPFTTSGHHYWIIKCLKDYSRKPNKLNLDAHNILTDETWWDICFRSNNNNRAESLLPKLRWATLGYHHDWDTKVYSENSKTPMPIELIELTQFLARVLNFPEFKAEAAIINYYRMNSTLAGHTDCSEPNVEAPLFSISFGQTAIFLIGGLSQEDPADALFLRSGDIIVMTGKSRLRYHGIPKILSSQLVPWDMDETETNENDWIHAKKYISKARININVRQVLKASQLTLS
- the LOC124955796 gene encoding nucleic acid dioxygenase ALKBH1 isoform X1, yielding MFKDTFKYYKRRNPLPDLTNVIDFNYPDIIKVKNIKTHFTNDTYEKKFGLKCSKDWKIYELLNIPGLIFIKNPFTTSGHHYWIIKCLKDYSRKPNKLNLDAHNILTDETWWDICFRSNNNNRAESLLPKLRWATLGYHHDWDTKVYSENSKTPMPIELIELTQFLARVLNFPEFKAEAAIINYYRMNSTLAGHTDCSEPNVEAPLFSISFGQTAIFLIGGLSQEDPADALFLRSGDIIVMTGKSRLRYHGIPKILSSQLVPWDMDETETNENDWIHAKKYISKARININVRQVLKASQLTLS
- the LOC124955796 gene encoding nucleic acid dioxygenase ALKBH1 isoform X2 gives rise to the protein MFKDTFKYYKRRNPLPDLTNVKNIKTHFTNDTYEKKFGLKCSKDWKIYELLNIPGLIFIKNPFTTSGHHYWIIKCLKDYSRKPNKLNLDAHNILTDETWWDICFRSNNNNRAESLLPKLRWATLGYHHDWDTKVYSENSKTPMPIELIELTQFLARVLNFPEFKAEAAIINYYRMNSTLAGHTDCSEPNVEAPLFSISFGQTAIFLIGGLSQEDPADALFLRSGDIIVMTGKSRLRYHGIPKILSSQLVPWDMDETETNENDWIHAKKYISKARININVRQVLKASQLTLS